In one window of Chryseobacterium phocaeense DNA:
- a CDS encoding sterol desaturase family protein yields MDFFMSEDGLENVYAWAIPFHAAVILAEMIYSHVSEAKLYNGKDVATSIYLALMNFGLDLIMKAFAMGVMFFFYNHRLFSWEFTVWYWLICFTITDFAYYVLHYVDHHSRAFWAVHITHHNSEYFNLTTGFRSPVLQPLYRYLYFSPLAFLGFNPWHIMVVYAIGQVYGTWVHTQTVKTMGILEYILVTPSHHRVHHACNIKYLDRNMGMCLIIWDKIFGTFEKEDPNVPVKYGIYPKMPDNKPDTVLLYEWRKIWKDIRQPGLKFSDRINYIFNSPGWRHDGTGKTVRQYQKDYVKKQSEKENL; encoded by the coding sequence ATGGACTTCTTTATGAGCGAAGACGGGCTGGAAAACGTATATGCTTGGGCTATTCCTTTTCATGCAGCCGTTATTCTGGCAGAAATGATCTACAGTCATGTTTCAGAAGCTAAACTGTACAATGGGAAAGACGTGGCAACAAGTATTTATCTTGCCTTGATGAACTTTGGTCTGGATCTGATCATGAAGGCTTTTGCCATGGGAGTCATGTTCTTTTTTTACAATCACAGGCTTTTCAGCTGGGAATTTACAGTCTGGTATTGGCTGATCTGTTTTACCATTACAGATTTTGCCTACTATGTGCTTCATTATGTAGATCATCATTCCCGGGCGTTCTGGGCGGTTCATATTACCCATCATAATTCAGAATATTTCAATCTGACCACAGGTTTCAGAAGTCCCGTCCTGCAGCCGCTTTACCGGTATCTTTATTTTTCTCCGCTGGCATTTTTAGGATTTAATCCATGGCATATCATGGTAGTATATGCCATAGGACAGGTGTACGGAACATGGGTGCATACGCAAACCGTAAAAACAATGGGTATCCTGGAATATATCCTGGTAACGCCTTCACACCACAGGGTGCATCATGCCTGCAATATCAAGTATCTGGACCGGAACATGGGTATGTGTCTGATCATCTGGGATAAAATTTTCGGAACCTTTGAAAAAGAAGATCCCAATGTACCCGTGAAATACGGTATCTATCCCAAAATGCCCGACAATAAACCGGATACGGTTCTCCTTTACGAATGGAGAAAAATCTGGAAAGACATCAGGCAGCCGGGATTGAAATTTTCAGACCGGATTAATTATATCTTTAATTCTCCGGGATGGAGGCATGACGGAACCGGAAAAACAGTCAGGCAGTATCAGAAAGACTATGTAAAGAAACAGTCTGAAAAGGAAAATCTGTGA
- the rlmN gene encoding 23S rRNA (adenine(2503)-C(2))-methyltransferase RlmN — MKDIRTLSLDQLKDYFVTLGEKPFRAKQVYDWLWSKNLHSIDEMTNLSKNLREKISEEYTINPVSVDLLQKSTDGTIKNGVKLHDGLLVESVLIPTETRTTACVSSQVGCSLNCEFCATARLKRMRNLEVAEIVDQVALIDSQSKMYFNRPLSNIVFMGMGEPMMNYKNVVEAIRKITQPEGLGMSPRRITVSTSGIPKMIKMLADDELRVKLALSLHSAIESKRNEIMPFSDKFPLTDIMEALQYWYQKTGSVITFEYCVWKGINDGDEDIKALIKYCRQVPSKVNLIQYNPIGDGKYDQCNKQAEDNYVRQLENAGITVMIRKSRGGDIDAACGQLANKTTD; from the coding sequence ATGAAAGATATCCGTACATTATCATTAGACCAGCTTAAAGACTACTTCGTCACTTTAGGGGAAAAACCTTTTCGTGCGAAGCAGGTTTATGATTGGTTGTGGAGTAAAAATCTCCATTCAATTGATGAAATGACGAATCTTTCGAAAAATCTCCGGGAAAAAATTTCCGAAGAGTATACCATCAACCCGGTTTCTGTAGACCTGCTTCAGAAAAGTACGGACGGAACCATTAAAAACGGAGTGAAACTTCACGACGGACTTTTGGTGGAATCTGTTCTTATTCCCACCGAAACAAGAACTACAGCCTGCGTTTCCTCACAGGTAGGATGTTCATTGAACTGCGAATTCTGCGCAACGGCAAGGCTGAAAAGAATGAGAAACCTTGAAGTGGCGGAAATCGTAGACCAGGTAGCCCTGATCGACAGCCAAAGCAAAATGTATTTCAACAGGCCGCTTTCCAATATTGTCTTTATGGGAATGGGGGAGCCGATGATGAATTACAAAAATGTGGTAGAAGCCATCAGGAAGATTACCCAGCCGGAAGGCCTTGGAATGTCTCCAAGAAGAATAACCGTTTCTACTTCCGGAATTCCGAAGATGATCAAAATGCTTGCAGATGATGAGCTTAGGGTAAAACTGGCCCTTTCACTTCACTCAGCCATAGAGTCCAAGCGTAATGAAATCATGCCTTTTTCTGATAAGTTTCCATTAACGGACATTATGGAGGCCCTTCAATACTGGTATCAGAAAACCGGCTCTGTGATTACCTTTGAATATTGTGTATGGAAAGGCATTAATGATGGGGATGAAGATATCAAAGCTTTAATTAAATACTGCAGACAGGTTCCTTCCAAAGTGAATCTTATCCAGTACAATCCTATCGGGGACGGTAAATATGATCAGTGCAATAAGCAGGCAGAAGACAATTATGTCCGCCAGCTGGAAAATGCCGGAATTACCGTTATGATCAGAAAAAGCCGTGGCGGGGATATAGATGCGGCATGCGGACAGCTTGCCAATAAAACCACCGATTAA
- a CDS encoding Gfo/Idh/MocA family protein has translation MDNTSSRRNFIKTAALAGFGALVLPNSLFAYSSDFKSDKKVRVGFIGVGLRGQEHVKLLAKRNDVEIVAFADPDKRMLAASQKILKDNNKSAAQEFSNGDYDYRNLLKLKTIDAVVIATPWEWHLPQGTEAMRAKKIVGMEVSGAIKLQDCWEFVKVYEETKVPIFMMENVCYRRDIMAILNMVRKGMFGELVHGRGGYQHDLRGVLFNDGINPYNSGAEFGEKGFSEAKWRTEHYVKRNGELYPTHGLGPVAVMMDINRGNRLTRLSSFSSKSVGLHKYVVEHAKGGENHPSAKVKFNQGDVVTTQIACANGETILLTHDTSLQRPYDLGFRVQGTEGLWQDFGWGDFSQGHIYFEKTMNHSHRWENTEKWMNDHDHPMWKKFENTAAGAGHGGMDFFVMNTFIECIKRNIEFPMDVYDLALWYSITPLSEESIAKGGQAVDIPDFTNGQWKTRKPVFGMTDEF, from the coding sequence ATGGACAACACCTCTTCACGCAGAAATTTCATAAAAACAGCTGCTCTTGCCGGCTTTGGTGCTTTGGTTTTACCTAATTCCCTATTTGCCTATTCCAGTGATTTCAAATCAGATAAAAAAGTCCGTGTGGGCTTTATCGGTGTAGGTCTCCGGGGGCAGGAGCATGTAAAACTGCTCGCCAAACGCAATGATGTGGAAATCGTAGCTTTTGCGGATCCGGACAAAAGAATGCTGGCCGCTTCCCAGAAAATACTGAAAGACAACAATAAATCTGCCGCCCAGGAATTTTCAAACGGCGATTATGATTACAGGAATCTTTTGAAGCTAAAAACCATAGATGCCGTAGTGATCGCTACTCCATGGGAATGGCATCTTCCCCAGGGAACGGAGGCCATGCGGGCGAAAAAAATCGTAGGTATGGAAGTTTCCGGGGCTATTAAACTGCAGGACTGCTGGGAATTCGTGAAGGTATATGAAGAAACGAAAGTTCCTATTTTCATGATGGAAAATGTGTGTTACCGAAGAGATATTATGGCCATTCTGAATATGGTGCGTAAGGGCATGTTCGGGGAGCTGGTTCATGGAAGAGGCGGCTATCAGCATGATCTGAGGGGCGTTCTTTTCAATGACGGTATCAATCCATACAATTCAGGTGCTGAGTTTGGAGAAAAAGGCTTCAGTGAAGCTAAATGGAGAACGGAACATTATGTAAAACGCAACGGAGAGCTTTATCCAACCCACGGATTAGGACCGGTAGCCGTGATGATGGATATCAACCGCGGAAACCGACTAACCAGGCTTTCTTCATTCTCATCAAAGTCTGTAGGATTGCATAAATATGTTGTGGAGCATGCCAAAGGAGGAGAAAATCATCCCAGTGCAAAAGTGAAATTCAACCAGGGAGATGTGGTTACCACCCAGATTGCGTGTGCCAATGGTGAAACGATTCTCCTGACCCATGATACAAGTTTACAGAGACCTTACGATCTTGGATTCAGAGTGCAGGGCACGGAAGGTTTGTGGCAGGATTTCGGATGGGGAGATTTTAGCCAGGGACATATTTACTTTGAAAAAACAATGAACCACAGCCACCGTTGGGAAAACACAGAGAAATGGATGAATGACCACGATCATCCCATGTGGAAAAAATTTGAAAATACGGCTGCAGGCGCAGGACACGGCGGAATGGACTTCTTCGTTATGAATACTTTTATTGAATGCATCAAACGGAATATAGAATTCCCGATGGATGTGTATGATCTTGCATTATGGTATTCCATTACCCCGCTTAGCGAGGAATCTATTGCGAAAGGAGGTCAGGCTGTAGATATACCTGATTTTA
- the queA gene encoding tRNA preQ1(34) S-adenosylmethionine ribosyltransferase-isomerase QueA: MKTSDFNFDLPDELLAEHPSEHRDEARLMVLNRKTETIEHKLFKDVVDYFDEKDLFIFNNTKVFPARLYGNKEKTGAKIEVFLLRELDKETRVWDVLVDPARKIRIGNKLFFTEDESLVAEVIDNTTSRGRTLRFLFDGSYEEFRTKLKELGETPLPKYIKRAVEPEDAERYQTIYAKIEGAVAAPTAGLHFSKHLMKKLEIKGIDFAEVTLHVGLGTFNPIEVEDLSKHKMESEEIIIDEKNAAIINNAVESHRRVCAVGTTTMRALETSVSSNKKISAFNGWTNKFIYPPHDFGVANSMITNFHTPKSTLLMMIAAFAGKDFIMHAYEEAVKEKYKFYSYGDAMLIL, translated from the coding sequence ATGAAAACATCAGATTTTAATTTTGATCTTCCTGACGAATTATTGGCAGAACACCCATCTGAACACAGGGACGAAGCCAGACTAATGGTTCTTAACAGAAAGACAGAAACTATTGAGCATAAACTTTTTAAAGATGTAGTGGATTATTTTGATGAGAAAGATTTGTTTATTTTCAACAATACCAAAGTTTTCCCTGCACGTCTTTACGGAAATAAGGAAAAAACAGGCGCTAAAATTGAAGTTTTCCTTTTAAGAGAGCTTGATAAAGAAACCAGAGTATGGGACGTTCTTGTAGATCCTGCCAGAAAAATCAGAATTGGTAACAAATTATTCTTTACTGAAGACGAATCTTTAGTAGCTGAAGTGATAGACAATACCACTTCAAGAGGAAGAACATTAAGATTCCTTTTCGACGGATCTTATGAAGAATTCAGAACCAAGCTGAAAGAACTGGGAGAAACTCCGCTTCCAAAATATATCAAAAGAGCAGTAGAGCCGGAAGATGCGGAAAGATATCAGACGATCTATGCTAAAATAGAAGGAGCAGTAGCTGCCCCTACCGCAGGTCTTCACTTCTCAAAGCATCTGATGAAAAAACTGGAGATCAAAGGAATTGATTTTGCTGAAGTAACGCTTCACGTTGGTTTGGGAACATTCAACCCGATTGAGGTGGAAGATCTTTCCAAGCACAAAATGGAGTCTGAGGAAATCATCATCGATGAGAAAAATGCTGCCATCATCAACAATGCGGTAGAATCTCACAGAAGAGTATGTGCTGTAGGTACTACTACCATGAGAGCTTTGGAAACTTCTGTTTCCTCAAACAAAAAGATCTCTGCATTCAACGGCTGGACGAATAAATTCATTTATCCGCCTCACGATTTCGGAGTGGCCAACTCTATGATCACGAATTTCCACACGCCAAAATCTACATTATTGATGATGATTGCCGCGTTTGCCGGAAAAGATTTTATCATGCATGCGTATGAAGAAGCCGTAAAAGAAAAGTATAAATTCTATTCTTACGGTGACGCTATGCTAATCCTTTAA
- a CDS encoding AIM24 family protein, with protein MSKYSLEAFVNETKENPQQRDYFELETPHLLEINLNNQAVWTKRGSMVGYVGSINFERQGMLAGGIGNLLKKAISGEGTKLMKAEGSGKLYVADSGKKVRILYLNNESVCVNGNDVLAHEQSVKSDITMLKSVAGMMAGGLFQVKLSGTGHIAITTHGEPLTLMVTPDNPVFTDPNATVAWSGNLSPDLKTNVSLKSLIGRGSGEEFQMKFSGSGWVLIQPYEEVYYTEK; from the coding sequence ATGAGCAAATATTCATTGGAAGCTTTTGTAAACGAAACTAAAGAAAATCCACAGCAAAGAGATTACTTTGAACTTGAAACGCCGCATTTGTTGGAAATTAATCTAAACAATCAGGCAGTATGGACCAAAAGAGGAAGTATGGTAGGCTATGTGGGAAGCATCAACTTTGAAAGACAGGGAATGCTGGCCGGAGGTATCGGCAATTTGCTAAAGAAAGCCATCAGCGGTGAAGGAACAAAGCTGATGAAAGCTGAAGGCAGCGGCAAGCTGTATGTGGCAGATTCCGGTAAGAAAGTACGTATCCTTTATCTGAACAATGAATCTGTATGCGTTAACGGAAATGATGTCCTGGCGCATGAGCAGAGTGTAAAAAGCGATATTACCATGCTTAAAAGTGTAGCAGGGATGATGGCCGGCGGTCTTTTCCAGGTAAAACTTTCCGGAACCGGGCATATTGCAATCACAACGCACGGTGAACCTCTGACGCTGATGGTTACTCCTGACAATCCTGTATTCACGGATCCTAACGCGACTGTAGCATGGTCCGGTAACCTAAGCCCGGACCTGAAAACCAACGTTTCGCTAAAAAGCCTGATCGGAAGAGGAAGCGGTGAAGAGTTCCAGATGAAATTCTCAGGAAGCGGATGGGTTCTGATCCAGCCATACGAAGAAGTATATTACACAGAAAAATAA
- a CDS encoding polyprenyl synthetase family protein yields MANIVEEIKRPINEEMKLFEQKFYESMQSKVPLLDKVTRFIVTTKGKQMRPMFVFLCAKLIGDVNEKTYRGASMIELIHTATLVHDDVVDESFKRRNFFSINALWKNKIAVLVGDYLLSKSVLLSTDHKDYDLLGVISRTIREMSEGELLQLEKARKLDITEDVYYEIIRQKTATLIAACCEIGVLSNNADETLAKKMMDFGTYTGMAFQIKDDLFDYLSSNVIGKPVGIDIKEQKMTLPLIYTLKTANEKDRKYYFNTIKRYNNDQKRVKELIEFVKSSGGMDYAIKTMKDFQQKAKDILNEFPDSEPRKSLHLMLDYVIERKF; encoded by the coding sequence TTGGCAAACATCGTAGAAGAAATTAAGCGACCGATCAATGAGGAAATGAAACTTTTCGAGCAGAAGTTTTATGAATCCATGCAGAGCAAAGTGCCTTTATTGGATAAAGTAACGCGTTTTATCGTTACTACCAAAGGAAAGCAGATGCGTCCTATGTTTGTATTCCTCTGTGCAAAGCTGATTGGTGACGTCAATGAAAAAACGTACCGCGGAGCTTCTATGATTGAGCTGATTCATACGGCCACACTGGTACATGATGATGTGGTGGATGAAAGTTTCAAACGACGTAATTTCTTTTCCATCAATGCATTGTGGAAGAATAAAATTGCAGTATTGGTTGGGGATTATCTTCTTTCAAAATCAGTATTGCTTTCTACAGATCACAAAGACTATGATCTTTTAGGGGTGATTTCCAGAACGATCCGTGAAATGTCTGAAGGGGAGCTTTTACAGCTGGAAAAAGCCAGAAAACTGGATATTACAGAAGATGTTTACTATGAAATAATCCGTCAGAAAACAGCCACGCTGATTGCTGCCTGCTGTGAAATAGGGGTTCTCTCCAATAATGCGGATGAAACCCTTGCAAAAAAGATGATGGATTTCGGAACCTATACCGGGATGGCTTTTCAGATCAAGGACGACCTTTTTGATTATCTGAGTTCAAATGTTATCGGTAAACCTGTAGGAATTGATATCAAGGAGCAGAAGATGACCCTTCCCCTGATCTATACGCTCAAAACAGCGAATGAAAAAGACAGAAAGTATTATTTCAATACCATAAAAAGGTATAACAACGATCAGAAAAGGGTAAAAGAGCTTATTGAATTTGTAAAAAGCTCCGGAGGAATGGATTATGCCATCAAAACGATGAAAGATTTTCAGCAGAAGGCAAAAGATATTCTGAATGAGTTTCCGGATTCTGAGCCCAGAAAATCATTACACCTGATGCTGGATTATGTAATCGAAAGAAAATTTTAA